A genomic stretch from Bacillus sp. E(2018) includes:
- a CDS encoding malate:quinone oxidoreductase produces the protein MSNRETNTDVLLIGAGIMSATLGTILKEIAPEMKIKVFEKLDKAGEESSNEWNNAGTGHAALCELNYTSEKPDGSIDISKAIEINEQFQVSMQFWSYLVEQKLIRNPEDFIMPLPHMSMVQGENNVQFLKKRMEALTENPLFKGMEFSDQPEKLMEWIPLIMEGRSLDESIAATKIDTGTDVNFGSLTRMLFSHLQNKNVEVKYKHSVENLKRTNDGSWELKVKNQNSGSVERHTAKFVFIGGGGGSLHLLQKSGIPEGKHIGGFPVSGIFMVCKNPEVIEQQHAKVYGKAKVGAPPMSVPHLDTRYIDNKKSLLFGPFAGFSPKFLKTGSMLDLVTSVKPNNVLTMLAAGAKEMSLTKYLIQQVLLSKEQRMEELREFIPTAKSEDWDLVVAGQRVQVIKDTETGGKGTLQFGTEVITSADGSIAALLGASPGASTAVHVMLEVLNKCFPQEIGKWEPKIKEMIPSYGQRLMNNPDLLKKVHASTARTLKLDANEPTLADFSEIEHTILHEKI, from the coding sequence ATGAGCAACAGAGAAACGAACACAGACGTCCTTTTAATCGGCGCTGGAATCATGAGTGCTACATTAGGAACGATCTTAAAAGAAATAGCTCCAGAAATGAAAATTAAAGTATTTGAAAAACTTGATAAAGCAGGAGAGGAAAGTTCTAACGAGTGGAACAATGCGGGAACTGGCCATGCAGCACTTTGTGAACTAAATTACACATCGGAAAAACCAGATGGATCTATAGATATCTCGAAAGCCATTGAAATTAATGAACAGTTTCAAGTGTCTATGCAGTTCTGGTCATACCTTGTTGAACAAAAGTTGATTCGTAATCCAGAAGATTTCATCATGCCTTTGCCGCATATGAGTATGGTTCAAGGAGAAAACAACGTTCAGTTTTTAAAGAAACGTATGGAAGCGCTAACAGAGAATCCTCTGTTTAAAGGGATGGAATTCTCAGATCAACCAGAAAAATTGATGGAATGGATTCCATTGATCATGGAAGGTCGTTCGTTAGACGAAAGTATCGCTGCTACAAAGATTGATACAGGAACTGATGTTAATTTTGGTTCGCTCACTCGCATGTTATTTAGTCATCTGCAGAACAAGAACGTTGAGGTTAAATACAAACATAGCGTAGAGAACCTAAAGCGTACAAATGACGGCTCTTGGGAACTGAAAGTCAAAAATCAGAACTCTGGCTCTGTTGAAAGGCACACAGCGAAGTTTGTTTTTATCGGTGGTGGAGGCGGAAGTCTACATCTTCTTCAAAAATCTGGTATTCCTGAAGGGAAGCATATCGGCGGATTTCCAGTAAGTGGAATCTTTATGGTATGTAAGAACCCAGAAGTGATTGAGCAACAGCATGCGAAAGTATATGGAAAAGCCAAAGTCGGCGCACCACCAATGTCTGTTCCGCACTTGGATACACGTTATATTGACAACAAAAAATCGTTATTGTTTGGACCATTCGCGGGATTCTCGCCAAAATTCTTAAAAACAGGATCTATGCTCGATCTCGTGACTTCAGTTAAACCTAATAACGTGTTAACCATGTTAGCTGCGGGTGCTAAAGAAATGTCGCTCACGAAATATTTGATTCAGCAAGTATTATTGTCAAAGGAACAGCGAATGGAAGAACTAAGAGAGTTTATTCCGACTGCTAAGAGTGAAGATTGGGATCTAGTCGTAGCTGGGCAACGTGTTCAGGTCATCAAGGATACGGAAACAGGTGGAAAAGGAACGCTTCAGTTCGGTACAGAAGTGATTACATCCGCTGATGGTTCAATTGCTGCTCTACTTGGCGCATCACCTGGAGCGTCAACTGCTGTTCATGTTATGCTTGAAGTGTTGAACAAATGCTTCCCACAAGAGATTGGAAAGTGGGAACCAAAGATCAAAGAAATGATTCCTTCTTATGGACAGCGATTGATGAACAATCCTGATCTATTAAAGAAAGTTCATGCTTCTACAGCACGTACCTTGAAACTTGATGCGAACGAACCTACTTTAGCTGATTTTTCGGAAATTGAACATACAATTTTACATGAAAAAATTTAG
- a CDS encoding class I SAM-dependent methyltransferase encodes MNIVKHNSKAWDKKVEDGVSYTKAVSNDVIEQSKLGDWRITVTTEKPVPRGWFPELLNEVKILCLASGGGQQGPVLAAAGANVTVIDISKKQLENDQLLAEANHLSLRVIQGDMCDLSMFDEGEFDLIVHPVANVFVEDISTVWKEASRVLKDRGVLISGFTNPLLFIFDDEEDQKGNLVVSNRIPYTTLDSMTEEEKSAYLNADETIEFGHTLEDQIQGQIDAGFVITGLYEDDFGGRRPIDTYIKSFVATRAVKMKVE; translated from the coding sequence ATGAATATCGTTAAACACAATAGCAAAGCTTGGGACAAAAAGGTTGAAGATGGTGTGAGCTATACGAAAGCTGTATCAAATGATGTAATTGAACAAAGTAAATTAGGAGATTGGCGTATTACTGTTACAACAGAAAAACCAGTTCCTAGAGGTTGGTTTCCAGAGTTGTTAAACGAGGTGAAGATTCTTTGTCTTGCTTCTGGAGGCGGTCAACAAGGTCCAGTGTTAGCTGCTGCTGGCGCAAATGTTACTGTTATCGATATATCAAAGAAACAGTTAGAAAATGATCAGCTATTAGCAGAAGCAAACCATTTGAGCCTAAGAGTCATACAAGGAGATATGTGTGATCTTTCTATGTTTGATGAAGGAGAGTTCGACTTGATCGTTCATCCTGTGGCGAATGTGTTTGTGGAGGATATTTCTACCGTATGGAAAGAAGCATCACGTGTTTTAAAAGACAGAGGAGTCCTCATCTCTGGTTTTACGAATCCATTGTTGTTTATTTTTGATGATGAAGAAGATCAAAAGGGAAATCTAGTCGTAAGTAACAGAATTCCTTATACAACTCTCGATTCTATGACTGAAGAAGAGAAGTCTGCTTATCTTAATGCAGATGAAACGATAGAATTTGGTCATACATTAGAGGACCAAATACAAGGACAGATTGATGCAGGTTTCGTGATAACAGGATTATATGAAGATGACTTTGGTGGAAGAAGACCGATTGATACCTATATTAAAAGTTTTGTAGCAACACGTGCTGTGAAAATGAAGGTTGAATAA
- a CDS encoding NUDIX hydrolase, producing the protein MAKWKTINSQYIYQTPFGHLRTDSCELPNGQKIDNYYVHEYPDWVNAVVLTKDKHIVLVEQYRHPGKDFFLEVPAGKIEQGESYVEGIIREVQEETGFTSRKEPILLGEFIVNPATQTNKIITFLILDAFQSSSQKLDENEDLTIKVIPFHEMERLIEDKKLTQLFTVSAYNLAKNYLSIEKLA; encoded by the coding sequence TTGGCAAAGTGGAAAACAATAAATTCACAATATATCTACCAAACGCCTTTTGGCCATTTAAGAACAGATAGCTGTGAGCTGCCGAACGGACAGAAAATTGATAACTATTATGTTCATGAGTATCCTGATTGGGTGAATGCGGTTGTTCTAACTAAGGATAAACACATCGTACTGGTTGAACAATACCGTCATCCAGGTAAAGACTTCTTTTTAGAAGTTCCCGCTGGTAAAATCGAACAAGGTGAATCCTATGTGGAAGGAATTATTAGAGAGGTTCAAGAGGAAACAGGTTTCACTTCTCGTAAAGAACCGATCTTACTTGGAGAATTTATAGTAAATCCAGCTACCCAAACCAACAAGATTATAACTTTCTTAATCCTAGATGCTTTCCAATCGTCTTCTCAAAAATTAGATGAGAATGAAGATTTAACGATTAAAGTTATCCCTTTTCATGAGATGGAAAGGTTAATCGAAGATAAAAAATTGACACAGTTGTTTACAGTAAGTGCTTATAATTTAGCTAAAAATTACCTCTCCATAGAAAAACTAGCTTAG
- a CDS encoding GNAT family protein, with product MSYQENELCIRPIVERDLPKLWELIYKESEPEWKQWDAPYFEHKQVPFEEFMWNQDHYVNHKQRWAIEVAGELVGTVSYYWEHEPSRWLEMGIGIYNSNYWSGGYGTRAFILWIDHLFNTLPLVRVGYTTWSGNERMIKVGEKLGMKMEGRMRKCRYYNGEYYDSIRMGILREEWESSTLGG from the coding sequence ATGTCATATCAAGAAAACGAGTTATGTATTAGACCCATCGTGGAAAGAGACCTCCCCAAGCTTTGGGAACTCATATATAAAGAAAGTGAACCAGAATGGAAACAATGGGACGCTCCATATTTTGAACACAAACAGGTTCCTTTTGAAGAGTTTATGTGGAACCAGGATCACTATGTTAATCATAAACAGCGTTGGGCTATTGAAGTAGCTGGTGAGTTGGTTGGAACCGTGAGTTACTATTGGGAACACGAGCCTTCTCGCTGGCTAGAGATGGGAATTGGAATCTACAATTCGAACTATTGGAGCGGTGGATACGGAACAAGAGCTTTTATTCTGTGGATCGATCACTTGTTTAATACACTTCCACTCGTCCGTGTTGGATACACAACATGGTCAGGTAATGAACGGATGATTAAAGTTGGTGAAAAGCTCGGTATGAAAATGGAAGGCCGAATGAGAAAATGTCGCTATTACAACGGAGAGTATTATGACTCGATCAGGATGGGCATTCTTCGCGAAGAATGGGAATCATCCACATTAGGAGGATAA
- a CDS encoding 5'-nucleotidase C-terminal domain-containing protein translates to MKLKIIHTNDLHSHFDNFAKVVTLIHQHKDENTLLVDAGDFADFKSIELQGTRGLAAVELLEAAGYDLLTIGNNEMFNGADTLEHMATQSSVPFISNNLFKKDKTTIPGVQSSVILNKNGLRIFVTGASPDLGAFNEGLGFSGENYIIAIAEELERNRGKYDLCILLNHVGTIADTELAKEISGIDVIVSSHDHVLYKEAQVINDTFIVSAGNFGEHIGVLELEINDTHKTLLQSKVYCTKDSKPDGKILFILKRSKETAIEILGKPLYRIDEPLWHDVIHENPISNLIADGLKNMLNTDIGLINSGIVTAGIFSYVSHKKLIEICPSPLNPTSFEIQGKYIFEAVQQSLDVQHCLQDGRGPGFRGKYVGSLHLSGAEVVYDGLKVVEIRIGDEPLEEERWYSVASSDYLHRGSGYPSLAHNRNEFYRPEEIKDVIKIYGDKKGFVKRAFDTRFTELQKIKG, encoded by the coding sequence ATGAAATTAAAAATCATACATACGAACGATCTTCACAGTCATTTTGATAATTTTGCAAAAGTAGTAACGCTTATTCATCAACATAAAGACGAAAACACTTTACTGGTGGATGCAGGAGATTTTGCTGATTTTAAGAGCATCGAACTTCAAGGAACGAGAGGGTTGGCTGCGGTAGAACTCCTCGAAGCGGCTGGTTACGATTTATTAACAATCGGCAACAATGAGATGTTTAATGGGGCAGACACGTTAGAACATATGGCCACTCAAAGTTCAGTTCCGTTTATAAGCAATAACCTTTTCAAGAAAGATAAGACGACGATTCCTGGCGTTCAATCGAGTGTGATCCTCAATAAAAATGGACTTCGTATTTTTGTAACTGGCGCATCCCCTGACTTAGGTGCTTTTAATGAGGGGCTAGGGTTTAGTGGCGAAAACTACATTATAGCTATTGCCGAAGAACTGGAGCGTAACCGCGGAAAATACGATCTGTGCATCCTTCTGAACCATGTCGGTACGATAGCGGATACTGAATTAGCAAAAGAGATTTCTGGCATTGATGTGATCGTTTCTTCTCATGATCATGTTCTATATAAAGAGGCACAGGTAATTAATGATACTTTCATCGTAAGTGCAGGGAATTTTGGTGAACATATCGGTGTATTAGAACTTGAAATAAACGACACACATAAAACGCTTTTACAATCTAAGGTTTATTGTACAAAAGATTCAAAACCAGACGGAAAAATCTTATTCATTCTTAAACGAAGTAAAGAAACCGCGATTGAAATTTTAGGGAAACCTTTGTATCGAATTGATGAGCCGTTATGGCATGATGTGATTCATGAAAATCCAATCTCAAACTTGATTGCAGATGGTTTAAAAAACATGCTAAACACCGATATTGGCTTGATAAACAGTGGAATTGTTACAGCTGGAATTTTTTCATACGTTTCTCATAAAAAATTAATCGAGATCTGCCCATCACCACTCAATCCAACATCTTTTGAGATTCAAGGGAAATACATATTTGAAGCGGTTCAACAATCGCTAGACGTTCAACATTGCTTACAAGATGGAAGAGGACCAGGCTTCAGAGGAAAGTATGTAGGAAGTCTGCATTTATCAGGGGCAGAAGTTGTTTATGATGGATTGAAAGTAGTTGAAATAAGAATAGGCGATGAACCTTTGGAGGAAGAAAGATGGTACTCTGTGGCTTCATCAGATTACCTTCACAGAGGGTCAGGGTATCCTTCACTTGCCCACAATCGAAACGAGTTTTACCGACCAGAAGAGATCAAAGATGTAATTAAGATTTATGGAGACAAAAAAGGGTTTGTAAAAAGAGCTTTTGATACAAGATTTACTGAACTGCAGAAAATTAAGGGGTGA
- a CDS encoding Ger(x)C family spore germination protein, whose amino-acid sequence MVNKHLLVVFTLFLLTGCFPSKKILEDVQLVSAVGYDYKSSNQVELNGMVAIPQRGEDVPPISQVFTATTNTSKMARALEQAESPKPFEIGRLDIALYNDRLAEKGIYDLVDTLQRDPSLGRDLYMAIVNGSTKTLLKQQYPLSETPSKYLLQLLDQNMNANIPKSNLHDFLYTYYGKGMDPNLPLIEKQGDRIRVMGTALLKDDKMVGKLNLEDSFLLKLLMEPFEKGIYEVKFKNNQFFTIQNLSSKVEYRFKDVKRSPSVDIFVNVRGRVSEAPKIPVSDPSLIEQLERATEKAMNKRTNKIVKKLQKEKVDTIGLGDLARSRTRGFDFKRWDEQYPDIPINVKVNVEITQAGITE is encoded by the coding sequence ATGGTTAATAAACATCTTCTTGTCGTTTTCACTTTATTTTTGTTAACTGGATGTTTTCCGAGCAAAAAGATTCTCGAAGACGTTCAGCTCGTTTCTGCAGTTGGTTATGATTATAAATCAAGCAACCAAGTAGAGTTGAACGGGATGGTAGCCATTCCCCAGCGAGGTGAAGATGTTCCTCCAATCTCACAAGTATTCACGGCTACTACGAATACGAGCAAGATGGCAAGAGCATTAGAACAAGCTGAATCACCAAAGCCTTTTGAAATTGGACGCTTAGATATTGCTCTTTATAATGATCGATTAGCTGAAAAAGGCATCTATGATTTAGTCGACACACTTCAGCGTGATCCTTCGTTAGGTCGTGATCTTTATATGGCAATCGTTAATGGGAGTACAAAAACATTATTAAAGCAACAGTATCCGCTAAGTGAAACGCCTTCAAAGTATCTACTTCAGCTTTTGGATCAAAATATGAACGCAAACATACCAAAATCAAACTTACATGATTTTTTGTATACGTATTACGGAAAAGGAATGGATCCAAACTTACCACTCATAGAAAAACAAGGAGATCGAATAAGAGTTATGGGAACTGCTCTCTTAAAAGACGATAAAATGGTAGGAAAATTAAATCTCGAAGATTCCTTTCTTTTAAAACTTCTCATGGAACCTTTTGAGAAGGGTATCTATGAAGTAAAATTTAAGAACAATCAATTTTTTACGATTCAAAATTTGTCATCTAAAGTAGAATATCGATTTAAAGACGTGAAACGTTCTCCTTCAGTAGATATATTTGTTAATGTGAGAGGTCGTGTCAGTGAAGCACCTAAAATTCCGGTAAGTGATCCCTCTTTAATCGAGCAGCTTGAGCGTGCGACAGAAAAAGCGATGAATAAACGTACAAATAAGATCGTCAAAAAGCTACAAAAAGAAAAGGTAGATACGATTGGACTAGGAGATTTGGCAAGAAGCAGAACACGTGGATTTGATTTTAAACGCTGGGACGAACAGTATCCAGACATTCCAATCAACGTGAAAGTGAATGTTGAAATAACGCAGGCGGGGATTACGGAGTAG